The region TAACTAGACTGGAGCTgagttagcctgggtaccagtcatTTGAGTTAATATTCAACTCCTTGGCATATCACAGAGTGGGATGTTAGGAAACAGGTTCTGGATTTCAGGCTCAGGCTGAGTCCCATTGTGTACATgtcaagtgccttgctcaagggcaaatcaacagatttttcacctagtcggctcgggattcgaaccagtgacctttcggtttcTGTCTGACGCTCTTAACCGCTGTCCGCTCCCTCTCAGGAAACTACAGGCGGAGTATGACAAGTTGAAGAAGGCCCACGACCACCAGGGTCTGTCCCCACTCCCCTCACCCCCGGAGATGCTGCCCGCTTCGCCCCAGAGCCCACGGGACGCCGAGCTGATCGCTGAGGCCAAACTGCTGAGGCAGCACAAAGGACGGCTGGAGGCTCGGATGCAGATCCTGGAGGACCATAACAAACAACTGGAGTCACAGCTACACCGGCTCAGACAGCTACTGGAACAGGTCCTgaaacacacactgcacacacacacactgtacacacacacactatacacacacacacacacactatacacacacacacacacactatacacacagtatacacacacacacactgcacacacacacacacacacacagtacacacacacacactatacacacacacacacactatacacacacacacactgcacacactgtacacacacacacacacacagtacacacacacacacacacacactatacacacacacacactatacacgcacacactatacacacacacacactatacacacacacacactatacacacacacacacacatatacacacacacacactgcacacactgcacacactgtacacacacacacacacacacactatacacacacacacactatacacacacacacactatacacgcacacactatacacacacacacactatacacacacacacacactatatatacacacacacacactatacacacacacactatacacacacacacactatacacacacacacacactatatatacacacacacacactatacacacacacacagcacacacacacacacacacacacactatacacacacacacactatacacgcacacactatacacacacactatacacacacacacacgcactatacacacacacacacacactatacacacactatacacacactatacacacacacacactatacacacacacacactatacacacacacactatacacacactatacacacacacacacacacacacactatacacacacacacactatacacacacacactatacacacacacacactatacacacacacacactatacatacacacacacacacacacactatacacacacacacacactatacacacacacacacacacacacacacacacacacagtatacacacacacacacacacacacacacactatacacacactatacacacacacacacacacatactacacacacacacacacacacactatacacacagtatacacacacacactatacacacacacacacacacacacacacacacacacacacacacacacacacacacactatacatacacacacacacacacactatacacacacacacacactatacacacacacactatacacacacacacacacacacactatacacacagtatacacacacactatacacacactatacacacacactatacacacacactatacacacactatacacacacacacagtacacacacgcacagtacacacacacacacactatacacacacactatacacacactatacacacactatacacagacacactatacacacacacacacacactgcacacacacacacacactatacacacacacacactgcacacacacacacacacacactatacacacagtatacacacacacacactatacacacacactatacacacagtatacacacacacacactatacacacagtatacacacacactatacacacagtatacacacacacactatgcacacacacacagtatacacacacacactatgcacacacacactatacacacagtatacacacacacactatacacacagtatacacacacacacacactatacacacagtatacacacacacactatgcacacacacacactatacacacagtatacacacagtatacacacacacacaNNNNNNNNNNNNNNNNNNNNNNNNNNNNNNNNNNNNNNNNNNNNNNNNNNNNNNNNNNNNNNNNNNNNNNNNNNNNNNNNNNNNNNNNNNNNNNNNNNNNNNNNNNNNNNNNNNNNNNNNNNNNNNNNNNNNNNNNNNNNNNNNNNNNNNNNNNNNNNNNNNNNNNNNNNNNNNNNNNNNNNNNNNNNNNNNNNNNNNNNNNNNNNNNNNNNNNNNNNNNNNNNNNNNNNNNNNNNNNNNNNNNNNNNNNNNNNNNNNNNNNNNNNNNNNNNNNNNNNNNNNNNNNNNNNNNNNNNNNNNNNNNNNNNNNNNNNNNNNNNNNNNNNNNNNNNNNNNNNNNNNNNNNNNNNNNNNNNNNNNNNNNNNNNNNNNNNNNNNNNNNNNNNNNNNNNNNNNNNNNNNNNNNNNNNNNNNNNNNNNNNNNNNNNNNNNNNNNNNNNNNNNNNNNNNNNNNNNNNNNNNNNNNNNNNNNNNNNNNNNNNNNNNNNNNNNNNNNNNNNgtgtgtgtgtatactgtgtgtatagtgtgtgtgtgtgtatagtgtgtgtatagtgtgtgtgtgtgtgtgtgtgtgtactgtgtgtgtgtgtgtgtacagtgtgtgcagtgtgtgtttcAGGACCTGTTCCAGTAGCTGTCTGAGCCGGTGTAGCTGTGACTCCAGTT is a window of Oncorhynchus masou masou isolate Uvic2021 chromosome 7, UVic_Omas_1.1, whole genome shotgun sequence DNA encoding:
- the LOC135542988 gene encoding histidine-rich glycoprotein-like, which translates into the protein MESEEKGELERVLNDLESDNRKLQAEYDKLKKAHDHQGLSPLPSPPEMLPASPQSPRDAELIAEAKLLRQHKGRLEARMQILEDHNKQLESQLHRLRQLLEQVLKHTLHTHTLYTHTLYTHTHTLYTHTHTLYTQYTHTHTAHTHTHTQYTHTHYTHTHTLYTHTHCTHCTHTHTHSTHTHTHTLYTHTHYTRTHYTHTHTIHTHTLYTHTHTYTHTHTAHTAHTVHTHTHTHYTHTHTIHTHTLYTHTLYTHTHYTHTHTLYIHTHTLYTHTLYTHTHYTHTHTLYIHTHTLYTHTQHTHTHTHTLYTHTH